A genomic stretch from Falco cherrug isolate bFalChe1 chromosome 1, bFalChe1.pri, whole genome shotgun sequence includes:
- the PPID gene encoding peptidyl-prolyl cis-trans isomerase D isoform X1, with the protein MSHPSPAARPSQPCNPRAFFDVDIGGERVGRIVFELFADVVPKTAENFRALCTGEKGTGPTTGKPLHYKGCPFHRIIKQFMIQGGDFSNQNGTGGESIYGEKFEDENFHYKHDKPGLLSMANAGPGTNGSQFFITTVPTSHLDGKHVVFGQVIKGMGVVKMLENVEVKGENPVQLCVIAECGELKEGDDWGIVPQDGSGDAHPDFPEDSDIDLKDVDKIVAIAEDIKNIGNTFFKSQNWAVAAKKYSKSLRYVEASEAVAEAADKPKLKTVALTCVLNIGACKLKLLDWQGAIESCSEALKIDPANTKALYRRAQGWQGIKDLDQALVDLKKAHEIAPEDKAAIQTETLKIKQKIKAQKEKEKAAYAKMFA; encoded by the exons ATGTCGCACCCGTCCCCTGCCGCCcggcccagccagccctgcaacCCCCGCGCCTTCTTCGACGTGGACATCGGGGGCGAgcgag TTGGACGCATTGTCTTTGAATTATTTGCTGATGTTGTACCtaaaactgctgaaaatttCCGTGCGTTATGTACAGGAGAGAAGGGAACAGGGCCTACCACTGGAAAACCTCTCCATTATAAAGGATGTCCTTTCCACAGAA TTATTAAGCAATTTATGATCCAGGGTGGAGATTTCTCAAACCAGAATGGCACAGGTGGAGAAAGTATATACGGTGAAAAATTTGAAGATGAAAACTTTCATTATAAG CATGATAAACCAGGGCTGCTGAGCATGGCAAATGCAGGACCTGGTACTAATGGCTCTCAATTCTTTATTACAACGGTGCCTACTTCTCACCTGGATGGGAAACATGTGGTGTTTGGCCAAGTGATCAAAGGAATGGGTGTAGTTAAAATGCTAGAAAACGTTgaagtaaaaggagaaaatcctGTTCAG ttgtgTGTCATTGCAGAATGTGGAGAGCTAAAGGAAGGCGATGACTGGGGCATTGTTCCCCAGGATGGATCTGGAGATGCTCATCCAGATTTTCCTGAAGATTCAGATATAGATTTGAAAGAT GTTGACAAGATTGTGGCCATAGCAGAAGACATAAAGAATATAGGAAATACTTTCTTCAAATCGCAAAATTGGGCAGTGGCAGCTAAAAAGTATAGTAAAAGTTTACG GTATGTAGAAGCTTCTGAAGCAGTGGCAGAGGCGGCAGACAAACCAAAGTTAAAGACTGTTGCTTTGACCTGTGTTTTAAACATTGGCGCTTGTAAACTAAAACTGTTGGATTGGCAAGGAGCTATTGAAAGTTGTTCAGAg GCTCTCAAAATAGATCCAGCAAATACAAAAGCTCTCTACAGACGGGCTCAAGGATGGCAGGGAATAAAAGATCTCGATCAGGCATTG GTTGATCTTAAAAAGGCTCATGAAATAGCTCCTGAAGACAAAg cagctATCCAGACGGAAACGCTCAAAATCAAGCAGAAGATAAAAGcccaaaaggagaaagagaaggcagcTTATGCTAAAATGtttgcttga
- the PPID gene encoding peptidyl-prolyl cis-trans isomerase D isoform X2 — MSHPSPAARPSQPCNPRAFFDVDIGGERVGRIVFELFADVVPKTAENFRALCTGEKGTGPTTGKPLHYKGCPFHRIIKQFMIQGGDFSNQNGTGGESIYGEKFEDENFHYKHDKPGLLSMANAGPGTNGSQFFITTVPTSHLDGKHVVFGQVIKGMGVVKMLENVEVKGENPVQLCVIAECGELKEGDDWGIVPQDGSGDAHPDFPEDSDIDLKDVDKIVAIAEDIKNIGNTFFKSQNWAVAAKKYSKSLRYVEASEAVAEAADKPKLKTVALTCVLNIGACKLKLLDWQGAIESCSEALKIDPANTKALYRRAQGWQGIKDLDQALVDLKKAHEIAPEDKAIQTETLKIKQKIKAQKEKEKAAYAKMFA, encoded by the exons ATGTCGCACCCGTCCCCTGCCGCCcggcccagccagccctgcaacCCCCGCGCCTTCTTCGACGTGGACATCGGGGGCGAgcgag TTGGACGCATTGTCTTTGAATTATTTGCTGATGTTGTACCtaaaactgctgaaaatttCCGTGCGTTATGTACAGGAGAGAAGGGAACAGGGCCTACCACTGGAAAACCTCTCCATTATAAAGGATGTCCTTTCCACAGAA TTATTAAGCAATTTATGATCCAGGGTGGAGATTTCTCAAACCAGAATGGCACAGGTGGAGAAAGTATATACGGTGAAAAATTTGAAGATGAAAACTTTCATTATAAG CATGATAAACCAGGGCTGCTGAGCATGGCAAATGCAGGACCTGGTACTAATGGCTCTCAATTCTTTATTACAACGGTGCCTACTTCTCACCTGGATGGGAAACATGTGGTGTTTGGCCAAGTGATCAAAGGAATGGGTGTAGTTAAAATGCTAGAAAACGTTgaagtaaaaggagaaaatcctGTTCAG ttgtgTGTCATTGCAGAATGTGGAGAGCTAAAGGAAGGCGATGACTGGGGCATTGTTCCCCAGGATGGATCTGGAGATGCTCATCCAGATTTTCCTGAAGATTCAGATATAGATTTGAAAGAT GTTGACAAGATTGTGGCCATAGCAGAAGACATAAAGAATATAGGAAATACTTTCTTCAAATCGCAAAATTGGGCAGTGGCAGCTAAAAAGTATAGTAAAAGTTTACG GTATGTAGAAGCTTCTGAAGCAGTGGCAGAGGCGGCAGACAAACCAAAGTTAAAGACTGTTGCTTTGACCTGTGTTTTAAACATTGGCGCTTGTAAACTAAAACTGTTGGATTGGCAAGGAGCTATTGAAAGTTGTTCAGAg GCTCTCAAAATAGATCCAGCAAATACAAAAGCTCTCTACAGACGGGCTCAAGGATGGCAGGGAATAAAAGATCTCGATCAGGCATTG GTTGATCTTAAAAAGGCTCATGAAATAGCTCCTGAAGACAAAg ctATCCAGACGGAAACGCTCAAAATCAAGCAGAAGATAAAAGcccaaaaggagaaagagaaggcagcTTATGCTAAAATGtttgcttga